A region of Salinibacter sp. 10B DNA encodes the following proteins:
- the rffA gene encoding dTDP-4-amino-4,6-dideoxygalactose transaminase, with product MSEQTARTIAFNKPLLGKAEADAVADVLESGTLRGDGPVTQQVETQMEDWLDIDHVFLTTSCTHALEMAMMVIDVGPGDEVIMPSFNFVSSANAVVLRGATPVFADIRPDTLNIDVDDVADKITPRTKAIVPVHYAGVSCDMEALSALADDHDLYLIEDAAQGVDAYYDGTPLGTIGDIGCYSFHETKNITCGEGGAFLTDDEDLARKAELVREKGTNRSAFIRGEVDRYTWVHEGSSYIPSDILAAILQVQLSKREHIKKQRRTVWNAYYDALRPLAQDGPLHLPPIPDACDSNYHIFFFRVDTSQRRNALLDVLKDHGIDASFHYIPLHSSPFAQQYLDESVTLPTTQQCSETLIRLPLHPQLADDADELAARTADLIATQLR from the coding sequence ATGAGCGAACAGACCGCGCGCACGATTGCCTTCAACAAACCCCTTTTGGGGAAAGCCGAAGCCGACGCTGTAGCGGACGTGCTCGAATCGGGCACGCTCCGGGGCGATGGCCCCGTGACCCAACAGGTGGAGACCCAGATGGAAGACTGGCTGGACATCGACCACGTCTTCCTCACCACCTCGTGCACCCATGCGCTGGAGATGGCCATGATGGTGATCGACGTGGGGCCGGGGGATGAGGTGATCATGCCGAGCTTCAACTTCGTCTCCTCTGCCAATGCCGTCGTCCTCCGTGGGGCAACCCCCGTGTTTGCCGACATCCGGCCGGACACCCTCAACATCGACGTCGACGATGTCGCGGATAAGATCACGCCGCGCACCAAGGCGATCGTCCCCGTCCACTATGCTGGGGTGTCCTGTGACATGGAGGCCCTCTCGGCCCTGGCCGACGATCATGACCTCTACCTAATTGAGGACGCCGCACAGGGCGTGGATGCCTACTACGACGGCACGCCCCTCGGCACGATCGGCGACATCGGCTGCTACAGCTTTCATGAGACCAAAAACATCACCTGCGGCGAAGGCGGGGCCTTTCTGACCGACGACGAAGATCTTGCCCGCAAGGCTGAGCTCGTTCGTGAGAAGGGGACCAACCGATCCGCCTTTATCCGGGGCGAGGTCGACCGGTACACCTGGGTACACGAGGGCAGCAGCTACATCCCGTCGGACATTCTCGCTGCCATCCTGCAGGTGCAGTTGTCCAAACGAGAACACATCAAAAAGCAGCGCAGGACTGTCTGGAATGCCTATTACGACGCCCTTCGCCCGCTGGCCCAAGACGGACCGCTCCACCTCCCCCCCATCCCGGATGCATGTGACTCAAACTACCACATCTTCTTCTTCCGAGTCGACACCTCCCAGCGCCGCAATGCGCTTCTGGATGTGCTCAAGGACCATGGGATCGACGCCTCCTTCCATTACATTCCCCTTCATTCTTCCCCCTTTGCACAGCAGTACTTGGATGAAAGTGTGACGCTCCCCACCACCCAGCAGTGCAGCGAGACCCTCATTCGCCTGCCGCTCCATCCCCAGCTGGCGGACGACGCCGACGAGCTCGCGGCGCGGACCGCTGACCTTATCGCAACGCAACTCCGATAA
- a CDS encoding sulfotransferase domain-containing protein, with the protein MPLPNFLIIGAQKAGTTWLLRQLRQHPDIYLPREEVHFFDKRDRFEKGLSWYRQFFEDVQNETAIGEKTPDYCWTNQEGAEGHLPSVHRNIHDTLPDAKLIMLVRNPVDRAVSAVNHLFRTRRLCPKYSMDALLTGDKHHLIAPHGVLDYGRYYQHIQTYLELFDREQLLVLVFEEDVLAHPEHGLEKVTQFLGVDPSFSFTEVKERQNPAGVSKTGLYLRYYLPVVSPLVKAIDKYLLRRNYKKRPTEAAIRTLYEMYRPENEALFQFLGRRIPSWTLHDEPS; encoded by the coding sequence ATGCCGCTCCCCAATTTTCTTATCATCGGCGCCCAGAAGGCAGGGACGACCTGGCTGCTTCGTCAGTTGCGGCAGCACCCCGACATCTACCTGCCGCGGGAGGAGGTCCACTTTTTCGACAAGCGAGACCGCTTCGAGAAGGGGCTCTCCTGGTATCGGCAGTTCTTTGAGGACGTGCAGAACGAAACCGCCATCGGAGAAAAAACCCCCGACTATTGCTGGACCAACCAGGAAGGGGCCGAGGGGCACCTCCCCTCCGTACATCGAAACATCCATGATACCCTTCCCGACGCAAAGCTCATCATGCTGGTTCGGAATCCTGTGGACCGAGCCGTGTCGGCGGTCAATCACCTGTTCCGAACCAGGCGCCTTTGCCCGAAGTACAGCATGGATGCGCTCCTCACGGGCGACAAGCATCACCTGATTGCTCCCCACGGCGTCCTCGACTATGGACGCTATTACCAGCACATTCAGACGTATTTGGAGCTGTTTGATCGCGAGCAACTCCTTGTCCTCGTCTTTGAAGAAGATGTTCTCGCTCACCCCGAACACGGATTGGAGAAGGTCACTCAGTTTCTCGGCGTGGATCCGTCCTTCTCCTTTACTGAAGTGAAGGAGCGACAGAATCCAGCGGGCGTGTCGAAAACCGGCTTGTACCTCCGATATTACCTTCCGGTGGTGAGCCCCTTGGTCAAAGCCATCGACAAATACCTTCTCCGTCGGAATTACAAGAAACGTCCCACCGAGGCTGCAATTCGAACCCTCTACGAAATGTACCGGCCCGAAAATGAGGCCCTGTTTCAATTTCTCGGTCGGCGTATTCCGAGTTGGACGCTGCACGACGAACCCTCCTGA
- a CDS encoding class I fructose-bisphosphate aldolase, protein MAEATLTRTADLLGDEAEELLEHECDTIPKEDLHLPGGDFVDRVWYDSDRNPRVLRSMQEIFDNGRLGGTGYLSILPVDQGIEHSAGTSFAPNPIYFEPENIVKLALEGGCNAVASTYGVLGSVARKYAHKIPFILKLNHSELLSYPNRYDQVPYAQIEDAHEMGCLGVGATVYWGSEESNRQLQEISKMFAHAHELGMTTVLWCYVRNKEFVIDGTNYEASSDLTAQANHLGSTLEADIIKAKQPTVNGGYQAVREHKDSGYAKDPSGIYENLLTDHPIDMTRYQVANCYMGRCGLINSGGSSGENDLQQVVRTAVINKRAGGMGLITGRKAFQKPMTDGVEILNAIQDVYLNDDITIA, encoded by the coding sequence ATGGCCGAAGCAACCCTCACCCGCACGGCTGATCTCCTCGGGGATGAGGCCGAGGAGCTGCTCGAACACGAATGCGATACCATTCCAAAGGAGGACCTTCACCTTCCCGGCGGCGACTTCGTCGACCGCGTGTGGTACGACTCCGATCGCAACCCGCGCGTCCTCCGGTCCATGCAGGAGATCTTCGACAACGGACGACTCGGCGGCACGGGCTACCTCTCCATTCTGCCGGTCGACCAGGGCATCGAGCACTCCGCCGGCACCAGCTTTGCCCCCAACCCCATCTACTTTGAGCCGGAGAACATCGTGAAGCTGGCCCTTGAGGGCGGGTGCAACGCCGTGGCCTCCACGTACGGCGTGCTCGGCTCCGTGGCCCGCAAGTACGCCCACAAGATCCCCTTCATCCTGAAGCTCAACCACAGCGAGCTCCTGTCGTATCCGAACCGGTACGACCAGGTGCCGTACGCTCAGATTGAGGACGCCCACGAGATGGGGTGCCTCGGCGTCGGCGCAACGGTGTACTGGGGCTCCGAGGAGTCAAACCGCCAGCTGCAGGAAATCTCGAAGATGTTCGCCCACGCCCATGAGCTGGGCATGACCACCGTCCTCTGGTGCTACGTCCGCAACAAAGAGTTCGTCATCGACGGCACTAACTACGAGGCGTCGTCCGACCTCACGGCCCAGGCCAACCACCTCGGCTCCACCCTGGAGGCCGACATCATCAAGGCCAAGCAGCCGACGGTGAACGGCGGCTACCAGGCGGTGCGTGAACACAAGGATAGCGGCTATGCGAAAGATCCGTCGGGCATCTACGAGAACCTGCTGACGGACCATCCGATCGATATGACGCGCTACCAGGTGGCCAACTGCTACATGGGCCGGTGTGGACTCATCAACTCTGGCGGCAGCAGCGGCGAAAATGACCTTCAGCAGGTCGTGCGCACGGCCGTGATCAACAAGCGCGCCGGCGGCATGGGGCTCATCACGGGGCGGAAGGCGTTCCAGAAGCCAATGACGGACGGCGTCGAGATTCTGAACGCCATCCAGGACGTGTATTTGAACGACGACATCACCATTGCCTAG
- a CDS encoding lipocalin-like domain-containing protein, with amino-acid sequence MRRSRSGVLAAVLFVVALGAGTYWLTTAPDDDTLQTSVSVADAMSSDTTGYQRATTVRDFSFPADHGPHRDFKNEWWYVTGNIDGPSGTPFGYELTIFRFALTPPDHNTAVLASAGSDWRTNQFYMAHFALSNGDAKTFHAFERFGRGGAGIAGAQAEPFRVWLEDWSMQSVQEGSTFPIRLQARTPEVGVNLTLRPEKPMVLQGDRGLSQKGPGQGNASYYYSYTRLDTKGTLMTSGDTLAVTGESWMDREWSTSALGPNQVGWDWFSLQLDDGRELMYYQLRNADGSASRFSDGTLVGPDGSTESVTAADVSLEIHDTWTSPDGTHTYPVDWTLRIPSRDIDLRITPYFPGQELDVSVRYWEGAVRVTGSHSGRGYVELTGYGDSPASPTS; translated from the coding sequence ATGCGTCGCTCCCGATCCGGTGTCCTTGCCGCTGTCCTCTTCGTCGTTGCACTGGGCGCTGGAACCTACTGGCTCACGACTGCGCCCGATGACGATACCCTGCAGACGTCGGTTTCGGTCGCCGACGCGATGAGCAGCGATACTACAGGCTATCAGCGAGCCACGACTGTCCGCGACTTCTCGTTTCCCGCCGACCATGGGCCGCACCGCGACTTCAAAAATGAGTGGTGGTACGTGACCGGCAACATCGACGGCCCCTCGGGCACCCCGTTCGGCTACGAGCTCACCATTTTCCGATTTGCCCTGACTCCGCCGGACCACAACACGGCTGTCCTCGCCTCTGCGGGATCCGACTGGCGCACCAATCAGTTCTACATGGCTCATTTTGCGCTCAGCAACGGCGACGCCAAGACGTTCCACGCATTTGAGCGCTTCGGCCGGGGGGGCGCCGGCATCGCTGGAGCGCAGGCCGAACCGTTTCGGGTGTGGCTGGAAGACTGGTCGATGCAGAGTGTGCAGGAGGGATCGACGTTCCCCATTCGCCTTCAGGCCCGCACCCCAGAGGTCGGCGTCAACCTCACGCTGCGTCCCGAGAAGCCGATGGTCCTCCAGGGGGATCGCGGGCTGAGCCAAAAAGGCCCGGGTCAGGGCAATGCGTCTTACTATTATTCCTACACGCGCCTCGACACAAAGGGCACCCTAATGACGTCCGGCGACACCCTCGCCGTGACGGGAGAGAGCTGGATGGACCGAGAGTGGAGCACCTCTGCCCTCGGCCCCAATCAGGTGGGCTGGGATTGGTTCTCTCTCCAGCTCGACGACGGCCGCGAACTCATGTATTACCAGCTCCGCAACGCGGACGGGTCCGCCAGCCGCTTCAGCGACGGCACCCTCGTGGGGCCGGACGGTTCAACGGAAAGCGTTACGGCCGCGGACGTGTCTCTGGAGATCCATGACACCTGGACCTCCCCGGACGGCACACATACCTATCCGGTCGACTGGACGCTTCGGATTCCGAGCCGGGACATCGATCTCCGCATCACGCCGTACTTCCCAGGGCAAGAGCTGGACGTCTCGGTACGATACTGGGAAGGCGCCGTGCGCGTAACGGGCTCCCATTCGGGTCGCGGCTACGTTGAATTGACGGGCTACGGCGACAGCCCGGCTTCCCCGACCTCTTGA
- a CDS encoding SDR family oxidoreductase gives MDLQLDDQVAVITGGSAGIGRATAEGLAREGVHVALCARDEEATKDAARGLRADHGVEALGAAVDVTDPDDVARFSERVLNTFDGVDILINNAGVGTNETILGASDEKWQYHWDLHVMAAVRMARQFVPSMQARDGGVVLHNASICARQPLDHEPIYNVTKAALSMLSKCLANEVADDDIRVNCVNPGLVQTEPWEEAAREETRGEERDWTDFLSEIAEENTPIGRFASPDELADFLVFLCSPRASYCLGSTYYVDGGWLNVVN, from the coding sequence ATGGATTTACAGCTAGACGATCAGGTTGCCGTAATCACCGGAGGGAGTGCTGGAATTGGCCGAGCTACTGCGGAGGGATTGGCCCGAGAGGGGGTACACGTGGCGCTATGTGCTCGAGACGAGGAGGCAACGAAAGACGCAGCCCGGGGGCTGAGAGCGGACCACGGCGTTGAGGCGCTCGGAGCGGCCGTGGACGTCACTGATCCGGACGACGTGGCGCGGTTTTCAGAGCGCGTTCTCAATACATTCGACGGAGTCGACATTCTCATCAACAATGCTGGCGTGGGGACGAACGAAACGATCCTGGGGGCCTCTGATGAGAAGTGGCAGTATCATTGGGACTTGCACGTCATGGCGGCGGTCCGGATGGCCCGGCAGTTCGTTCCGTCCATGCAAGCACGAGACGGAGGGGTCGTTCTCCATAACGCCTCGATTTGTGCCCGCCAGCCGCTCGACCACGAGCCCATCTACAATGTTACCAAGGCGGCTCTGTCGATGCTCTCGAAGTGCCTGGCCAACGAGGTGGCCGACGACGACATCCGGGTCAACTGTGTCAATCCGGGGCTTGTACAGACGGAGCCCTGGGAGGAGGCAGCCCGCGAGGAAACGAGGGGAGAGGAGCGGGACTGGACCGACTTTCTCTCCGAGATTGCGGAAGAGAACACGCCGATTGGTCGGTTTGCCTCTCCGGACGAGCTGGCGGACTTCCTGGTTTTTCTCTGCTCGCCCCGTGCCAGCTACTGCCTCGGGTCTACGTACTACGTCGACGGCGGCTGGCTGAACGTTGTCAACTAG
- a CDS encoding FAD/NAD(P)-binding oxidoreductase, which translates to MNHLLILGAGTAGTMMANKLRAKLDEAEWEMTIVDKEKAHYYQPGFLFIPFGIYDPERVTRPKADYLPDGVRTLWAEVEKVTPEERTVRLADGRELSYDLLIIATGVTPDPEETPGLHGALWYEDAFDFYTYEGATRLADKLDTWKGGRLVINMSEPTIKCPVAPLEFAFLADTYFTEKGMRDDVEIVFTTPHEGAFTKPIASKALSSLMEKKGIEVVPDFYLMEVDEDEKVLRTYDGKEEPFDLLVSIPTNKGADYVAESDMGDVEDLNFIPTDNHTLQAEHYDDIFVIGDTTNVPTSKAGSVAHFEAEILEENVLSYINGEPLTASFDGHANCFIETGFGKATLIDFNYDTQPLPGKFPIPGLGPMSLLKETRLNHYGKLAFEWVYWHMLLQGRHIPVPTHMSMMGKVPEEEADPELVAA; encoded by the coding sequence ATGAACCACCTACTAATCCTTGGTGCTGGCACCGCCGGCACGATGATGGCAAACAAGCTGCGGGCGAAGCTCGACGAGGCCGAGTGGGAAATGACCATTGTCGACAAGGAAAAAGCCCACTACTACCAGCCCGGCTTTCTGTTCATCCCGTTTGGCATCTACGACCCCGAACGGGTGACCCGACCGAAGGCCGACTATCTGCCCGACGGGGTGCGTACCCTCTGGGCCGAGGTCGAAAAGGTCACACCGGAGGAGCGGACTGTGCGGCTGGCCGACGGGCGAGAGCTCTCGTACGACCTCCTCATCATCGCCACGGGGGTCACGCCGGATCCGGAGGAAACCCCGGGACTGCACGGGGCGCTCTGGTACGAGGACGCGTTCGACTTTTACACGTACGAGGGCGCAACGCGACTGGCCGACAAGCTAGACACTTGGAAAGGAGGGCGTCTCGTCATCAACATGTCCGAGCCGACCATCAAGTGTCCCGTGGCCCCGCTGGAGTTCGCCTTTCTTGCCGATACCTATTTCACAGAGAAGGGCATGCGCGACGACGTGGAGATCGTCTTCACGACGCCGCACGAAGGGGCCTTCACGAAGCCGATTGCCAGCAAGGCCCTCAGTAGCCTAATGGAGAAGAAGGGGATCGAGGTCGTGCCCGACTTTTACCTCATGGAGGTCGACGAGGACGAGAAAGTCCTCCGCACCTATGATGGCAAGGAAGAGCCGTTTGATCTCCTCGTGTCCATTCCAACCAACAAGGGAGCGGACTACGTCGCCGAGAGTGACATGGGAGACGTTGAGGATCTCAACTTCATTCCCACGGACAATCACACGCTCCAGGCTGAGCACTACGACGACATCTTCGTCATTGGCGACACCACGAACGTGCCGACGTCGAAGGCAGGCTCGGTTGCCCACTTCGAGGCGGAGATTTTGGAGGAGAACGTTCTCAGCTACATCAACGGCGAGCCGCTGACGGCGTCCTTCGACGGACACGCCAACTGCTTCATCGAGACTGGCTTCGGGAAGGCGACGCTCATCGACTTCAACTACGACACGCAGCCCCTGCCGGGCAAATTCCCGATTCCCGGCCTCGGTCCCATGAGTCTCCTCAAGGAGACGCGCCTGAACCATTACGGCAAGCTGGCCTTCGAGTGGGTCTACTGGCACATGCTGCTGCAGGGACGGCACATTCCCGTCCCGACCCACATGTCGATGATGGGCAAGGTCCCCGAAGAGGAGGCGGATCCCGAGCTTGTCGCTGCGTAA
- a CDS encoding TusE/DsrC/DsvC family sulfur relay protein has translation MPQVGIAGETIDVNEEGYLTNSEEWTPDVAREIAKVEGIELTDKHWDVLEYLREQHAEGAKLTIRRVGKSDVVDSVKEFYDLFPDGPLKKASKIAGIPKPASCV, from the coding sequence ATGCCACAAGTTGGAATCGCTGGAGAAACCATTGACGTAAACGAGGAAGGCTATCTCACCAATTCGGAAGAATGGACGCCCGACGTGGCTCGCGAGATTGCAAAGGTGGAAGGCATCGAGCTCACTGACAAGCACTGGGACGTCCTCGAGTACCTGCGGGAGCAGCACGCCGAGGGTGCCAAGCTAACCATTCGCCGGGTCGGGAAGTCCGATGTCGTGGACTCCGTCAAAGAATTCTACGACCTGTTTCCGGACGGCCCGCTGAAGAAGGCAAGCAAGATTGCCGGTATTCCGAAGCCGGCGAGCTGCGTCTAA
- a CDS encoding DsrE/DsrF/DrsH-like family protein: MSDTSELASYAEQFGQEATNGEDDRLERLLVILSKGSMEDAYAALIMANGAVMEGIETHMFFTFFGLDAITKDKQDTLHMPTVGNPALMRNVPTMVAGLPGVEALATKMMRGKMEEHDIPPVSEFLEMIVAGGGTLHGCDLAVEMFGLGPEDLVDEVEDIITVGEMLELAGGERSQVIFV; the protein is encoded by the coding sequence ATGAGCGACACAAGCGAACTTGCGAGCTACGCCGAACAATTTGGCCAAGAGGCCACTAATGGAGAGGACGATCGTCTCGAGCGGCTCCTGGTCATTCTCTCAAAGGGATCAATGGAGGATGCCTATGCGGCCCTCATCATGGCCAACGGGGCCGTGATGGAGGGCATTGAAACCCACATGTTCTTCACTTTCTTCGGCCTGGACGCCATCACGAAGGACAAGCAGGACACGCTCCACATGCCGACCGTGGGCAACCCTGCGCTAATGCGCAACGTCCCCACGATGGTGGCAGGCCTGCCCGGCGTGGAAGCGCTGGCCACGAAGATGATGCGAGGCAAAATGGAGGAGCACGACATCCCCCCTGTATCCGAGTTTCTCGAGATGATCGTGGCGGGGGGCGGTACACTTCACGGATGCGACCTGGCAGTCGAGATGTTTGGATTAGGGCCTGAGGATCTGGTCGACGAGGTCGAGGACATCATTACCGTGGGGGAGATGCTTGAGCTGGCCGGGGGCGAGCGGTCGCAGGTGATTTTCGTATAG
- a CDS encoding arylesterase: MWIARLYLFALVGVLSVAGCGQNRSNSPTARPADTSTSAGATASSSSASSATAADTTENADLRVLVLGNSIAAGLGVPSGASFPSRLQQTVDSLGWNVTIQNAGVSGETTAGGLRRIDWLLNERVDVLILELGGNDGLRGVDPSATQQNLNGIIDTTLAAYPEAHVLLAGMRIPPNLGPDYTEQFRQVYPAVAKQYEQVTLVPFISEEVMGVDSLVQDDGIHPNVAGHRHVARSVWSYLRPLLEEMRSQAPA; this comes from the coding sequence ATGTGGATCGCCCGCCTATACCTGTTTGCGCTCGTAGGAGTTCTAAGCGTGGCCGGGTGTGGTCAGAATCGTTCCAATTCCCCCACGGCTCGCCCCGCCGACACATCGACCTCGGCCGGCGCCACGGCTTCCTCGTCTTCTGCCTCGTCGGCGACCGCGGCGGACACCACGGAGAACGCAGACCTCCGAGTGCTGGTCCTCGGTAACAGTATCGCCGCCGGGCTTGGCGTTCCCTCGGGGGCCTCCTTCCCGTCGCGTCTCCAGCAAACCGTCGACTCGCTGGGCTGGAACGTGACGATTCAAAACGCAGGCGTCAGTGGAGAAACGACGGCGGGCGGCCTGCGTCGCATCGACTGGCTGTTGAATGAGAGGGTGGACGTACTCATCCTCGAATTGGGCGGGAACGACGGCCTGCGCGGCGTCGATCCGTCCGCAACCCAACAGAACCTGAACGGCATTATTGACACCACATTGGCCGCCTATCCGGAGGCCCACGTCCTGCTGGCCGGAATGCGCATTCCGCCGAACCTCGGGCCGGACTACACGGAGCAGTTTCGACAGGTCTACCCGGCGGTGGCCAAGCAATACGAGCAGGTCACTCTCGTCCCGTTTATCTCTGAAGAGGTGATGGGAGTCGATTCGCTCGTCCAGGACGACGGCATCCACCCCAACGTGGCCGGTCACCGGCACGTGGCACGAAGCGTGTGGTCCTACCTCCGCCCCCTGCTGGAGGAGATGCGCTCCCAGGCTCCGGCCTGA
- a CDS encoding ABC transporter ATP-binding protein: MDDASVLRVNSLTKTFDSGGRTLTVIEDVSFSVEEGETCSIVGPSGSGKTTLLGLSAGLDRPTSGTVTLCGIDLTPLDEDERAEVRNQHVGFVFQTFRLLPTLTALENVMVPAELRGTADPHDRAADLLDRVGLGDRLDHYPSQLSGGEQQRVAMARAFINEPRILFADEPTGNLDAETAESVEDILFGLNETADTTLVLVTHDQELAHRTQRVLKLRGGKVVGEERQPVEDAQAVA, encoded by the coding sequence ATGGACGATGCCTCTGTGCTTCGCGTCAATTCCCTCACGAAGACCTTCGACAGTGGCGGGCGTACCCTTACCGTCATCGAGGACGTCAGCTTCTCCGTAGAGGAGGGAGAAACGTGTTCGATCGTGGGCCCTTCTGGCAGTGGTAAGACCACCCTGCTCGGCCTTAGTGCCGGCCTTGACCGGCCCACGAGTGGGACCGTCACCCTTTGTGGCATCGACTTGACCCCGCTGGACGAGGATGAGCGCGCTGAGGTCCGCAACCAACACGTCGGCTTTGTTTTTCAGACCTTTCGTTTGCTGCCCACACTCACGGCGCTGGAGAACGTGATGGTGCCCGCGGAGCTACGGGGCACCGCCGATCCCCACGACCGGGCCGCGGATCTTCTCGACCGGGTGGGACTCGGCGACCGGCTCGATCACTACCCCTCGCAGTTGTCGGGAGGAGAGCAACAGCGGGTGGCGATGGCCCGGGCCTTCATCAATGAGCCCCGGATCCTCTTCGCCGACGAGCCCACTGGCAATCTCGACGCCGAAACGGCCGAAAGCGTGGAAGACATCCTTTTCGGCCTCAACGAAACGGCGGACACGACCCTTGTGCTCGTGACGCACGACCAGGAGCTTGCCCACCGAACGCAGCGAGTGTTGAAGCTGCGTGGGGGCAAAGTGGTGGGAGAGGAGCGGCAACCGGTTGAGGATGCACAGGCCGTTGCGTGA
- a CDS encoding phosphoglucomutase/phosphomannomutase family protein — MSDAPIKFGTDGWRAIIADDYTFVNLERVARATAEWLLDDYSNSPSVVLGHDMRFLGPQFAERAAEILADAGVHVTVADTPVSTPAVSWATQAMGADAGVVITASHNPPEYNGYKLKAHFGGPAPPEMVATVENAVRPAADLPDALPDFDTLTSDGHISLHDIRSGYLNALHNALDIEAIKDSGLRIAHDAMYGAGQGLVTSLLGDEQVVPLRHEHNPGFHGVAPEPIEDRLDDLSETVAESDCAAGLANDGDADRIGMVDENGDYVSSHRILSLLTKYLHEERGLNGSIVKTFSTTHMLDKMAERYGLPIETTPIGFKHIAAKMAEGNILVGGEESGGIGATGHIPERDGIYIGLLIVEMMVERGKTLSALVDELLEDFGPHYNYRDDIHIREDQKANVLDRLDAGGGLDEINGHPVERLDTLDGFKHITDNGWLLIRPSGTEPVLRVYSEAESPEAAKALVKDASAQLGLDD, encoded by the coding sequence ATGTCCGACGCTCCCATCAAATTTGGCACCGACGGCTGGCGAGCAATCATCGCCGATGATTACACATTCGTGAATCTTGAGCGCGTCGCCCGGGCCACTGCCGAGTGGCTGTTGGACGACTATAGCAACTCTCCAAGTGTCGTCCTGGGACATGACATGCGATTTCTCGGCCCCCAATTCGCCGAACGGGCCGCAGAGATCCTCGCCGACGCAGGTGTGCACGTTACTGTGGCGGATACACCAGTATCGACTCCGGCGGTAAGCTGGGCTACGCAGGCGATGGGCGCCGATGCGGGCGTCGTCATCACCGCTAGCCACAACCCACCCGAATACAACGGCTACAAGCTGAAGGCCCACTTCGGCGGCCCCGCTCCCCCAGAGATGGTCGCCACCGTGGAAAATGCCGTCCGACCGGCCGCAGATCTCCCAGACGCGCTTCCGGATTTCGACACCCTTACCTCGGACGGGCACATTTCCCTCCACGACATCCGGTCCGGCTATTTGAACGCACTGCACAATGCCCTGGACATTGAGGCCATCAAGGACTCGGGGCTTCGGATTGCCCACGACGCAATGTACGGTGCGGGACAGGGCCTCGTGACATCATTGCTCGGAGACGAGCAGGTCGTTCCGCTCCGCCATGAACACAACCCCGGCTTCCATGGCGTGGCCCCGGAGCCGATCGAGGACCGGTTGGATGACCTCTCCGAAACTGTGGCCGAGTCGGACTGCGCCGCCGGCCTGGCCAATGACGGGGACGCCGACCGCATCGGCATGGTGGATGAGAATGGCGACTACGTAAGCTCACACCGCATTCTCTCCCTCTTAACGAAGTACCTTCACGAGGAGCGCGGCCTCAACGGGAGCATCGTGAAGACGTTCTCCACCACCCACATGCTGGACAAGATGGCCGAGCGCTACGGCCTGCCGATCGAGACGACGCCGATTGGCTTCAAGCACATTGCCGCAAAGATGGCCGAGGGCAACATCCTGGTGGGGGGTGAGGAGTCGGGCGGCATTGGGGCCACGGGCCACATTCCCGAGCGCGACGGCATCTACATCGGCCTGCTCATCGTGGAAATGATGGTCGAGCGAGGAAAGACCCTCTCCGCATTGGTCGACGAGTTGCTGGAAGACTTCGGCCCACACTACAACTACCGCGACGACATTCACATCCGCGAGGATCAAAAAGCAAACGTGCTGGACCGGCTGGATGCGGGCGGCGGACTGGACGAGATTAACGGGCACCCGGTCGAACGTCTGGATACGCTTGATGGCTTTAAGCACATCACCGACAACGGCTGGCTCCTCATTCGGCCGTCCGGCACAGAACCTGTGCTGCGCGTGTATTCGGAGGCCGAGTCGCCAGAAGCAGCCAAAGCACTGGTGAAAGACGCGTCCGCCCAGCTCGGATTGGACGACTGA